One stretch of Balneola sp. MJW-20 DNA includes these proteins:
- a CDS encoding rhomboid family intramembrane serine protease, giving the protein MDNYSPQTQFSVFPPVIKNLLILNGIIFLATKSLFSPAWTPLGEVIAPYLALYPIGSGNFFPWQLVSYMFLHANFGHIFFNLFALWIFGQAIENLWGSKRFLIYYILTGVGAALIHMFISGTGAPTIGASGAVYGILLAFGMMFPDRYIMLLIPPVPIKAKYFVIGYGLLELYSGLTRPDSGVAHFAHLGGIAVGYVLIKYWKLKKPENYI; this is encoded by the coding sequence TTGGATAATTACAGTCCACAGACGCAATTTTCAGTTTTTCCACCGGTAATCAAGAATCTGCTGATTCTGAACGGGATCATATTCCTGGCCACCAAGAGTCTATTTTCTCCGGCATGGACCCCTTTGGGTGAAGTTATAGCTCCTTACCTGGCACTTTATCCTATAGGAAGCGGAAACTTCTTTCCATGGCAGCTGGTGTCTTATATGTTTCTGCATGCAAATTTTGGACACATATTTTTTAATCTATTCGCATTATGGATATTCGGACAGGCTATTGAGAATCTCTGGGGCTCTAAAAGGTTCCTGATCTATTATATACTGACCGGTGTGGGCGCAGCACTCATCCATATGTTTATAAGCGGAACCGGAGCTCCCACCATAGGTGCATCCGGTGCAGTTTATGGGATTCTGCTCGCTTTCGGTATGATGTTTCCGGACCGTTACATTATGCTGCTTATACCGCCGGTTCCCATTAAGGCTAAATATTTTGTGATCGGATACGGACTTCTTGAGCTTTATAGCGGACTGACCCGTCCTGACAGTGGTGTTGCGCACTTTGCACACCTAGGGGGTATTGCTGTCGGTTATGTGCTCATCAAATACTGGAAACTTAAAAAGCCCGAGAACTATATATAG
- a CDS encoding peptidyl-prolyl cis-trans isomerase, producing the protein MLHIWTKRGMGFMAALILGMGLGLTACDETHKGDVLASIDELSVTEAHFVSAFKRYYYRSGQVLEPSFEVKSSVLNSEFNTLVLATYAKDLGMADGPEGKRRKDMIYRRVLTEEYMDAWLNKNAMITENDMREAFGRYNTQIRASHLYAPDQWTADSLYQLLQDGVSFDQLAADIFRNPRLANTGGDLGIIRMDETDPAFEKMAFAMEEGEISEPVRTAQGYSIIKVTQKTSKPIATETEYASVKDRMAYFADKMKKELAKREHMFSFIESLKINETAVRSLSEKVDAGYSAFSSLDPEFFSSLESDEILVSKDGYDLNVSEFADEAYLTPLGNLNRISDEAALINLIRGIAYRNYMVEIAEKQGLNNDGEVQASIDQSFYTYLAEQSIERIRRSIEISDEDLLDYYSKNTDRFVKPLEMNLSRIVVGDEETAGKIHQMLMNGSDFGALVDEYTIKNEERLTNGELGYAYVQDYGLLSPKLSILETGEVSDPLFYQSGEYHIYKVLGRKESKLLRFGEARSLVRETLIEEELERELRKTLEEVKQKHNAVVDEQKLRELTIQI; encoded by the coding sequence ATGCTTCATATTTGGACCAAAAGGGGAATGGGATTCATGGCAGCTCTGATCCTGGGGATGGGATTAGGGTTAACAGCCTGTGATGAGACGCACAAAGGGGATGTTCTTGCAAGCATTGACGAACTTTCTGTTACGGAAGCTCATTTCGTTTCCGCATTTAAAAGATATTATTATCGCTCAGGTCAGGTTCTGGAACCCTCATTCGAAGTAAAATCTTCGGTACTGAATTCAGAGTTTAATACACTTGTCCTGGCCACTTATGCGAAAGATCTGGGAATGGCAGATGGACCGGAAGGCAAGCGCAGGAAGGACATGATCTATCGCAGAGTTCTCACCGAAGAATATATGGATGCCTGGCTGAATAAGAACGCAATGATCACGGAAAATGACATGCGTGAAGCATTTGGCAGGTACAATACCCAAATAAGGGCCTCTCACCTATATGCCCCTGATCAGTGGACAGCAGATTCCCTATACCAGCTTTTGCAGGACGGAGTTTCTTTTGATCAACTGGCTGCTGATATTTTCCGTAATCCCCGACTTGCCAATACGGGTGGGGATCTTGGCATCATAAGGATGGATGAAACAGACCCAGCATTTGAAAAAATGGCATTTGCCATGGAAGAAGGTGAGATTTCGGAACCGGTCCGGACGGCACAGGGCTACAGTATCATAAAGGTTACTCAGAAGACTTCTAAGCCAATTGCGACAGAAACTGAATATGCCTCCGTAAAAGACCGCATGGCCTATTTTGCAGATAAAATGAAAAAAGAACTGGCCAAACGGGAGCACATGTTCTCTTTTATTGAATCACTTAAGATCAATGAGACTGCTGTCCGATCCCTTTCTGAAAAAGTGGATGCCGGTTATTCAGCATTTTCATCACTGGATCCTGAATTCTTTTCATCACTGGAATCTGATGAAATACTGGTCAGTAAAGACGGGTATGATCTGAACGTATCAGAATTTGCAGATGAAGCCTATCTGACACCGCTTGGCAATCTGAACCGAATTTCAGATGAAGCTGCACTCATTAACCTGATCCGGGGAATTGCTTACCGAAACTATATGGTAGAAATAGCTGAAAAACAGGGACTTAATAATGATGGTGAGGTTCAGGCATCGATCGATCAGAGTTTCTACACCTACCTGGCGGAGCAAAGTATAGAGCGAATAAGAAGATCCATCGAGATCAGCGATGAGGATCTGCTCGATTACTATTCAAAGAATACTGACCGCTTTGTAAAGCCACTGGAAATGAACCTATCGAGGATCGTGGTGGGAGATGAAGAAACTGCTGGAAAAATTCATCAAATGCTTATGAACGGTTCAGATTTTGGAGCATTGGTCGATGAATATACGATCAAGAATGAAGAAAGGCTGACCAATGGAGAACTTGGTTATGCTTATGTACAAGATTATGGACTATTAAGTCCAAAGCTATCTATCCTTGAGACAGGTGAAGTATCCGATCCGCTTTTCTATCAAAGCGGAGAATATCACATATACAAAGTACTTGGTAGAAAAGAGTCGAAACTGCTGCGCTTCGGTGAAGCCAGATCTCTGGTCCGCGAAACCCTTATTGAGGAAGAACTAGAAAGGGAGCTACGGAAAACGCTGGAAGAGGTTAAGCAGAAGCACAATGCAGTAGTGGACGAACAAAAACTCAGAGAATTAACCATTCAAATCTGA
- a CDS encoding TonB-dependent receptor domain-containing protein produces MKIKHLITLFLFAILLPGMSYAQSGKITGKVIDAETKEPIIGATVGIKGTTKGAITDLDGNYLMLNVAPGTYTLEARYIGYATVILQEVIVRTDLTTEQDFELSPEVFEGEEVVVTAERKAVLKDVTSSESRVSSAEIEKLPVQEVSQVVQLQAGVNVGNNGAIHIRGGRASEVSYVVDGIRVTDDYDRSQGIRLENAAIQELQVISGSFNAEYGQAMSGIINVVTKAGGNEFEGSVRTWGGGYLASNKSSLYPGVGSNVSNVDPFRQMNIQASVSGPIIKDKLTFFTNIRRFENEGWLTGYNAFSPHGAYRDTLALGTDLNTYRTLYNERVDLSRPWYSLDTTVIGGNQQLILRDDGTRDSSLVNMNNFESLGAQANLQFRVSNALKFNLIGNYGEEISQGYDHTGRLVPGGRPTGYSQNYALNFKTTITPSNKTFITLNFANRYNGFKSYLYEDAWDPRYFNYENIGRFDLGVPGNGEFRYYGTNNNRFFRSTETWIGKAEISSQVNDFNFIKAGINVQSDIVKFDNINLSPLDASANITIPEGTPEEFRQFVELGIPQVNTPGRSKFSENPINFSGYIQDKIEYESMIINVGVRFDYFDPNARVPSDPEDPDIFFPTKPENRYTDTNGNGQRDPGEPEVTLADRQEYWFKDASPKYQLSPRLGIAFPINDNGVIYFSYGYFFQIPSYNFLYTNSRILLTQGTGNEGQIFGNPDLEPERSIQYELGFKQEIFSGTAIEVTGYYKDTRDYVSSRPQTTGNPSINYGIYFNRDYSRSAGFTFALNQYVSQRINFGIDYTFGAVEGSNSDPSAEFFNIINSGSEIDSTTSSLTKLVQPLDWDRRHIVNGSLFYSGNTWGANVVGRFYSGTPYTPAFNIPGVNTGLVATNRDLRNTARLPARFTMDFNAYKNFEVAGSQVQVFLNIFNLLDLRNVNSVYNDSGQAELPLPVNIAPNAQDGFYANPTFYDEPRRVQFGVQLSF; encoded by the coding sequence ATGAAAATTAAGCATCTAATCACATTATTCTTATTCGCGATCCTGCTGCCTGGTATGAGCTATGCACAATCCGGAAAAATCACGGGTAAGGTCATCGACGCAGAAACAAAAGAACCCATTATCGGAGCCACAGTAGGGATCAAAGGAACTACCAAGGGAGCTATTACGGACCTGGATGGTAATTACCTGATGCTGAACGTTGCGCCGGGTACTTACACTCTTGAAGCCCGATATATCGGGTATGCAACCGTTATCCTGCAGGAGGTGATCGTTCGTACCGACCTCACCACCGAACAGGATTTTGAGCTTAGTCCCGAAGTATTTGAAGGAGAAGAAGTTGTAGTGACAGCCGAGCGTAAGGCGGTATTAAAGGATGTGACCAGCTCTGAATCCAGAGTCAGCAGTGCTGAGATCGAGAAACTGCCTGTTCAGGAAGTTTCTCAGGTTGTTCAGTTACAGGCGGGTGTAAACGTCGGAAACAACGGTGCAATTCACATTCGGGGTGGTCGTGCCTCAGAGGTTTCATATGTAGTTGATGGTATCCGTGTTACCGATGATTATGACCGCAGTCAGGGTATAAGACTTGAAAATGCTGCCATTCAGGAATTACAGGTAATTTCAGGGTCTTTTAACGCTGAATACGGGCAGGCAATGTCCGGTATTATCAATGTTGTGACCAAAGCCGGTGGCAATGAGTTTGAAGGATCAGTAAGAACATGGGGAGGCGGGTACCTGGCATCCAACAAGAGCAGTCTTTATCCCGGAGTGGGAAGTAATGTGTCAAATGTTGATCCATTCCGCCAGATGAATATTCAGGCATCAGTCTCAGGTCCTATCATTAAAGACAAACTTACCTTTTTTACGAATATCCGAAGATTTGAAAACGAAGGATGGCTCACCGGCTATAATGCATTTTCTCCACATGGAGCTTACAGAGATACACTGGCTTTAGGAACGGACCTCAATACCTACCGTACACTCTATAATGAAAGGGTGGACCTCAGCCGGCCTTGGTATTCTTTAGACACCACAGTGATAGGAGGAAATCAGCAGCTGATCCTCAGAGATGATGGTACCAGAGACAGTTCCCTGGTAAACATGAATAATTTTGAAAGTCTGGGTGCTCAGGCAAACCTTCAGTTCCGTGTATCCAATGCTTTGAAATTCAATCTTATCGGAAATTATGGTGAGGAGATCAGTCAGGGCTATGATCATACCGGAAGACTGGTACCCGGAGGGCGACCGACCGGTTATTCTCAGAATTATGCACTGAATTTTAAAACGACGATTACTCCATCGAACAAAACTTTTATTACCCTGAATTTTGCAAACCGCTACAATGGTTTCAAGAGTTATTTATATGAGGATGCATGGGATCCAAGGTACTTCAATTATGAAAATATAGGACGATTCGATCTTGGTGTACCGGGTAATGGAGAGTTTCGATATTACGGAACAAACAACAATAGATTTTTCAGATCTACTGAAACATGGATCGGTAAAGCCGAGATCTCCAGTCAAGTCAACGATTTTAATTTCATAAAGGCCGGTATTAATGTTCAGTCAGACATAGTCAAATTTGACAACATTAATCTGAGTCCGCTGGATGCTTCCGCTAATATTACGATACCGGAAGGCACCCCTGAAGAGTTCAGGCAATTTGTGGAGCTGGGTATCCCTCAGGTAAATACACCCGGCCGTTCCAAGTTCAGTGAAAATCCGATCAACTTCTCTGGTTACATACAGGATAAGATCGAATATGAGAGCATGATCATTAACGTGGGAGTGCGCTTTGACTACTTTGACCCGAATGCACGAGTTCCTTCAGATCCGGAGGATCCTGATATATTCTTTCCAACCAAGCCGGAAAACCGCTATACCGATACCAATGGAAACGGTCAGCGTGATCCGGGAGAACCCGAGGTTACTCTGGCAGACCGTCAGGAATACTGGTTCAAAGATGCCAGCCCGAAGTATCAGTTAAGTCCCAGGCTGGGTATTGCCTTCCCTATCAACGATAACGGTGTGATCTACTTTTCTTATGGATATTTCTTCCAGATCCCGTCGTATAACTTCCTTTATACTAACAGCCGGATCCTGCTTACACAGGGTACCGGTAATGAAGGGCAGATCTTTGGGAATCCCGATCTGGAGCCTGAACGATCCATACAATATGAGCTGGGATTCAAGCAGGAGATCTTCAGTGGTACTGCTATTGAAGTAACAGGCTACTATAAAGATACCCGGGATTATGTATCCAGTCGCCCGCAGACTACCGGAAACCCCAGTATTAACTACGGAATCTACTTTAACCGGGACTATTCTCGATCTGCAGGTTTCACTTTTGCACTCAATCAGTATGTATCTCAGCGCATAAACTTTGGTATCGATTATACCTTTGGGGCTGTAGAGGGAAGTAACTCAGATCCGAGTGCGGAATTCTTCAACATTATCAATTCCGGTTCTGAAATAGATTCTACCACATCATCGCTTACCAAACTGGTACAGCCACTAGACTGGGATCGTCGTCATATCGTTAACGGATCTTTGTTTTACAGCGGTAATACGTGGGGTGCAAATGTGGTAGGACGATTTTATTCCGGGACTCCATACACTCCGGCATTTAATATTCCGGGTGTAAATACAGGTCTTGTTGCTACAAATCGCGACCTTAGAAATACCGCACGTTTACCAGCCCGTTTTACTATGGACTTCAATGCATACAAGAACTTTGAAGTAGCAGGATCCCAGGTACAGGTCTTTCTGAATATTTTTAATCTCCTTGACCTGAGAAATGTGAACAGTGTTTACAATGACTCCGGACAAGCAGAACTGCCGCTACCGGTGAATATCGCACCTAATGCTCAAGATGGCTTTTATGCCAATCCAACATTCTATGATGAACCCCGCCGTGTTCAGTTTGGCGTACAGTTATCATTTTAA
- the ispG gene encoding flavodoxin-dependent (E)-4-hydroxy-3-methylbut-2-enyl-diphosphate synthase → MADIKRRESIPVMVGDVQVGGGAPIVVQSMTNTDTADIDETADQIEHLHRAGSELVRITVNNDLAAKAVPFIKEKLLARGCTVPIIGDFHYNGHLLLTKYPEMAEALANFRINPGNTGTKARDENFNTIVEQAIKYDKSVRIGVNWGSLDQQLLAEKMDANNQLPEPKSAKEVMLDTMVESAKRSSRLAEEVGLPSNKIIISVKMSGVQDVIKVYERVAKEVPYPLHVGLTEAGMGMKGMVASSAALSVILQQGIGDTIRVSLTPQPGADRALEVQVAQQILQSLKIRSFLPQVTACPGCGRTKSTYFQELAEEIQDYIAESMPIWRKAYPGVEEMEVAVMGCIVNGPGESRNADIGISLPGTFEEPKAPVYIDGEHSTTLRGDHIGKEFKAILDNYIKENYAGT, encoded by the coding sequence ATGGCTGATATCAAAAGACGTGAATCTATTCCGGTAATGGTAGGAGATGTACAGGTAGGTGGGGGAGCGCCCATCGTAGTACAATCTATGACCAATACAGATACTGCGGATATAGACGAGACTGCAGACCAGATCGAACATCTGCATCGTGCGGGCTCCGAGCTGGTTAGGATCACCGTCAATAATGACCTGGCAGCGAAAGCAGTTCCTTTCATAAAGGAGAAGTTACTGGCCAGAGGATGCACGGTACCCATCATCGGAGATTTCCATTATAACGGCCATCTGCTTCTGACCAAATATCCGGAAATGGCTGAAGCCCTAGCTAATTTCCGCATTAATCCGGGAAATACCGGTACCAAAGCCAGAGATGAGAACTTTAACACCATTGTGGAGCAGGCAATCAAATATGATAAGTCAGTTCGTATCGGAGTAAACTGGGGTTCGCTGGATCAGCAATTACTGGCTGAAAAGATGGATGCCAATAATCAGCTGCCGGAACCAAAGTCCGCTAAAGAAGTGATGCTGGATACTATGGTGGAAAGTGCCAAACGATCTTCCAGACTCGCTGAAGAAGTCGGACTTCCTTCCAACAAGATCATTATCAGTGTTAAGATGTCGGGTGTTCAGGACGTGATCAAAGTGTATGAACGTGTAGCCAAAGAAGTACCCTATCCCTTACATGTCGGACTTACGGAAGCCGGAATGGGAATGAAAGGCATGGTCGCGAGTTCAGCTGCTTTATCCGTAATACTCCAGCAGGGAATAGGTGATACGATCCGTGTTTCTCTTACCCCACAACCTGGCGCTGACCGGGCCCTTGAAGTACAGGTAGCACAACAGATCCTGCAATCACTCAAGATCAGAAGTTTTCTTCCTCAGGTTACAGCATGTCCGGGGTGCGGACGAACCAAGAGTACCTATTTCCAGGAGCTCGCTGAAGAGATACAAGATTATATCGCTGAATCTATGCCCATCTGGAGAAAAGCCTACCCGGGAGTAGAGGAAATGGAAGTTGCCGTAATGGGCTGTATCGTGAACGGTCCCGGAGAATCAAGAAATGCGGATATAGGTATCTCTCTCCCCGGTACATTCGAGGAACCTAAGGCACCTGTTTATATTGATGGGGAACATTCCACAACCCTGAGAGGTGATCATATTGGCAAGGAGTTCAAAGCAATTCTTGATAATTACATCAAAGAGAACTACGCCGGCACGTAA
- a CDS encoding rhomboid family intramembrane serine protease yields the protein MRNNMAYDSFGSAMKRGFMRMPLIIRSIILVNAVVFILQAIGGNTLNSWLIQNLGYDPAFPTFLSQPWRLITYMFLHGSFFHVLFNMLWLWWMGNTVEQTIGPRSFAVVYFSAGILGALFQSALALAFGYNLVIGASGAVTGILVAFAMLFPNAPIMLFLFPPIPARFFVAGWVALDILFIGNGDNVARLVHIGGALAGYLCIKAYKNGNDLSMPIRYFEYLFGKHKPKTGSKPKNKNMHIVSDAEIIEETEQSAIDAILEKISKEGYDALTKEEKKKLFELSKKD from the coding sequence ATGAGAAACAATATGGCATATGACTCTTTCGGATCAGCAATGAAGCGTGGTTTTATGCGCATGCCGCTGATCATAAGAAGTATCATTCTGGTGAATGCAGTGGTATTCATTCTGCAGGCGATCGGTGGAAATACGCTTAACAGCTGGTTGATCCAGAACCTGGGCTATGACCCAGCCTTTCCTACTTTCCTGAGCCAGCCCTGGAGACTGATCACTTACATGTTTCTGCATGGCAGCTTTTTCCATGTGCTTTTTAACATGTTATGGCTCTGGTGGATGGGAAATACCGTTGAACAAACCATCGGACCCAGATCATTTGCCGTTGTTTATTTTTCAGCCGGGATCCTAGGAGCCTTATTTCAGTCTGCTCTGGCTCTTGCATTCGGTTATAATCTTGTTATCGGTGCCTCAGGGGCTGTTACAGGTATTCTGGTTGCTTTTGCCATGCTCTTTCCGAATGCACCGATCATGCTTTTTCTGTTTCCCCCAATACCTGCAAGATTCTTTGTAGCCGGATGGGTAGCTCTGGATATTCTGTTCATAGGAAACGGGGATAATGTAGCCCGTCTGGTCCATATTGGCGGAGCATTAGCAGGGTATCTTTGCATTAAGGCCTACAAAAATGGTAACGATCTGAGTATGCCGATCCGGTATTTTGAGTACTTGTTCGGTAAGCATAAGCCTAAGACCGGTAGTAAACCGAAGAACAAGAATATGCATATTGTCAGTGATGCTGAGATCATTGAAGAAACGGAACAAAGTGCAATAGATGCCATTCTGGAGAAGATATCGAAAGAAGGCTATGACGCTTTGACTAAAGAAGAGAAAAAGAAACTATTTGAATTAAGTAAGAAGGATTAA